The stretch of DNA TATATGGTCGGgtcgaaaaaaaaaactttttgtgAGATGCGATTGTGACCGGAGTTTTATAAGTATAGGCAAATATTTCTTCAGTCCTTTCATTTTTATACGTTTCTTCAAAATGTCACATATTAGAAATTTTCGAAATTAAGAGAGGATGAACGATTACTAAATTGGTAAGCACTATAATTATTAAGAGAATGATCATTAGTAAAAACTTTGTTATAATTAGGCAATTAGCCAACATACCACAATTCATTTCACAATTGCGTTTTCTTTGTTGCATACGAAATTTTACTTGTAGCGTCATCAATATTAAGGGTGGGGGAATTTGAAGTTTGAATCTGGTATTTTTTCCTATATCTTCTTTTTACCACTACGCTAAAACCTCTTTAgtagcaatgttttaattttCAAAATTGATTACGAACGTTGTCATCATCTATATTAAGTTGATAGGTACATATAGAGACAAATTTCAAATACATAGATTGATCAAAGATTTGTTTAATTAGTGTATAATCACTCTAATCTTGTATGCATTACACATATTTGTATCCTAGCCATAATATTTGACTTTCTTGGCTAGAGGCTGCTACAAATTTTTAGAATTGGATTTGATGCTATGTTTCACAAGCTGTGTCACTTGATTAGATTGGGAAAAAAAAAGCAACTAAGTGAATAGATGATCAGGATTTCGGAATAAGCGCGCGAAAATCAGGCCTCCATTTATTTTAAAACGCCTTTAATTTACTAAGCGTTATTTATAACACAACCTGATAAAAACGTACTGTAACTAAAATGTACTGTAACTTCATACACCGTAAGTTCACTTTTAAGCTACTTACATATCCAACGTTAAACTTCTCATTTATTGTAAGACGGTTTATTTGCTTACTTGCAAAATAATcttcaaagcgtcttgcttgtgacgggctaatcccgtcacaagctgaagacctctcacaaaaagggggaggggacaaggtgggacaccccccatgtgcttcccattCACCTCTCAATAGGTATTTTGTAagagaaaacggtatccgtcacaagcttgtgacggatatcgccgtcttcaatgagattttgtgaataaTCTTTATACAGAAAGCAATTGCTCCATCTACAACGTTTGTCTCAAGTGATCACTAACGAACAACTGTTACTAGTCTAATGCGGAGTACCTTCTCGGCCTCTTGTATTTGGGATTGTATGTAGTGCTCAAATCTTTTCAAGAAGTGACTGTAAATAGTCTTTGGGAATTGTCAATTATGGCTTCGTTTTTACAGTGACACACAAGGTAAACTAATATTTCCATCAACCCAACCAGAAAAAGACTATTCCATTCATACCCGACTCAACTTCTAGCTCGATTTTGAAAATCAGTTGATAACTTTGTAAAATAACGCAACAAAGATATTACGTGGTTGAACAAGTACTATGTTTTTAGCTCCATAACTATGATTTTAATTCTATTTTGACGATTATTTCAATCTTGATCGTTAATGAGACACGTACATGTTTTAGACTTAATTACTCCGAAATTGAAAGACAAAGATTGGATACGACTCGTAGGAGCAAATTCTAGGCTCATAATTTGAATGTTTACTAGGAGTTGCGTATTATTTTCGTCTAATTTTAAAGTGTCTTTTTAATTAATGTGTTAAGTAACAACACTGTAAAGTGTCAATTGACAAGTGATCCATCAAGCATCATATATCTGAAAACTAGCTGTAGATATTTTGGATTGTACCAAAACGATGGTTGTACACTCTTGAAACGTACAAACGTAAATGTTGAACATCAATGTTGCTTATCTATTGATTGCTATGGGACTCAAACTAGTTGTTGATTTCTTGTGTACTACTGCTAGTGATACCGATACATCATGTTTGAAAGTGTCCTCCCACCACTTTTCTTGTTTTCTATTCGGTGGCAGGCCGAAGAGGCTAACTCGAGTAATCGTCGTCAACAAGGTTGTTGACTTCTACTGTTTCTTTTAATttgaaacttataggatctgaatcgaatcgaacttataagatctgaatcaaatcaatcaacttataggatctgaacttaatcaacttataggatctcgaatcgaatcaacttataggatcgaatcaacttaaattaagtgacgtatagaatctgaatcgaacttataggatctcgaatcgaatcgaatcaacttataggatctgaactgaacttataggatctaaactgaactgaaattataagatctgaactgaactgaacttataggatctgaactgaacttataggatctgaagttaacttaaattaagtgactttaagtccaaaagaacagggccttcaTGCcgtctattggacattcatgtccaactctttcgaggtggtttgaaatttggtggcttcaacttacctcactcATTCGAAAGAATGAGATAGGTTGGTGTTACTCtagaggatcaatctagtttttttgcctaatcaaaaaaaaaaaaaaaaatcgggtAACCGTCCCTTTAAGCAATGAAATATTCGAAATATTCaatgaaaattgaaaatttcagaTCTTAACCTTCAAATCTTGATTCTACTATTGTCTCCTGATTGTAAAGTTACAAGTTAATTAACCTAAATTGGACTTGGATAAGGTAATAGatggcataatctgaaaaatggtcaaaattatactccctccatatcacaccaatggtaacattgagaatcttggcactattcatggtcgtagggaatcttcgatattattcttaatttataagacaaaatatagtcatgtgacatcttgtttgatttatcatcatgaatgctataataatatcaaatttttataattttttataatgtgtaactaaactctaaagatattcacgttgcaaaacacgTCTCGAccagtgtgaaaaagtcaatgttaccattggtgtggtatgaagGGAGTTCATCTCCTACATTTGATTTATTTTCTTGTAAACGTAAATTATTAACCGAGACACGGGAATCATATGGAATCTATTGCCCTATTGGTACTTCATGTATTCACCCCCcgcatcacaaattctcatttaagaccgTATTATCTGAGTCAAGTACATACCACTTCTTAGATAGTGTCGTCTTAAAATAGACTTACTGAACCTAGATTAGATTGAACAACAAATCAAACAACATCAACTCACAATCACAAAATAAAGAGCCAAACATTGAATCACAAATCAAGgatttttataatttataatgATCAAAGATTACACAATCATTACATCAGTTGGGGACAATGACTTGAATACTTGATCCACCTCAACAAGTtctcaacaataataataataacaataataataataatttttttggggtataatagtaataatattatattataacCCATTTTTACAGAAAAGCCCCATAAACCCATGTAGTAAACCTACTTTATTTAATTAAACAAAAACCTCAATAccaattaaagaaaaaaaaaagataaatttcTCCTTAATCATCAAGCTCACCGCATTTCTTGCTCAAGACCGTCTTAACTTAAAATCGTCTTCATAGTTCAAAACCCATAATCTAGAATTAATACTGAAACATATCAGCAGAAGCCATAATAGGCTGATTCATACTCCAGGgattattcatcattaatccaACATTATCATGACCAAAATGCCCTTGATTAATATTCATAATCCCATCTCCATAAATCCCTAATCCATGATTATTACCAACATAATCATGATTATTAGTACCCAAAACTTCATTAATCTCATTCAAAGACTCTAATCTGTTACTAAGTTCCAACATTTGAGCTCTAAGAATTGAATTTTCTGATTCAATTCTTATAAATTCTTGATTAGTAACATTAATATTGTTTAAAATCTGATTATTGGATTTCTTCAAATTCTCAACTTGTAAACTTAAATCATCCAAATGTTTTTGTTTTCTGATTCTTGATCTTCTTGCTGATTCTCTGTTTGATTGCATTCTTTTTCTCTTCCTTTCGTCGACGATTTGATGAACTTGTTGCATCATTTCTTCTTCTGATGATGAGCTTGAGTTTGAGTTTTGGTTCATTGATGATGAATTTGATGATGTTGCCATTTTTTTTGTAGGGTTTTTGATAATGGGTAGTTTTTAACTAGAGTTATTACTAAAAAAAGTGTAAAAAaaacgtactgcgaaaataaactaATACAGGTTTATTATGATTATGAGATGAAGTAAAACCAGTAAAGGAAGACAACAGAGAAAGATTGAACAAGGTGGGACCTACGTCTGTAAGTTGAGTTTATCATGCACCCTGAAAGATAGAGTTCACTAAGAATTTGAGACATTAATCTCATACATTAAAATCCAAATTTGAAGCATTAATTCATGGATTTTTTTTTCAACTAAAAATGTTATTGTAATAAGCAGAAAGATTTGATCTTTGAGGGTGAAATGATGGGGGaattaaggagaaaaaggaagGATCTTTGGAGATTTCAAAGATCAGAGTTTCAGTAATGGAGATCTAAGATTTGagaggaggaggagaggaagAAGGAGGAGGAGAAGAGAGGAGAAAGGGGAGGAAATGGTTGTGGTTTGGGGTGGGAATTTATAGGCCTAGAGGAAGTATAGAAAGGTGAAAGATGTGGTAAAAAAATGAAAAGTTGGTAGTGAAATTGGTGTTAGTGGAGTAGTGGGTAGCTAAAGAGAAGTGTATTTTGGGAATTTGGGTTGAGAAAGTTTCAAATTTTCAATTGATTTAACTACGGAGTATATTACATTCACAACTAGTATCTTCGTTtcagtgatatgtttacacttttttttttcgcAAAATAAAAAGTATAAACATATCACTGGAAAAATTGTGAGGTTGTCCACTTTTTATAGaaaaattgttcatttattagtaATAAATAGATTTTCTTCTACCACATCATATTTGGAGATATACCGAAACATTTTTAACTTATAGGCTTGTTCTTTTagatttaaattcaactaatttcATTTCCGATTAACTCTATTCAATTTAGTTCAAGTCATTTagtttcagttcaattcagctcatctcaactctattcagttcagttcaactctttACAAATTCAGTGTAGGTCCACAGGTCCATTCAGTTAAGTTTAGCtccattaaatttagtttagtTACATTAAGCTCTTTTCAGCCGAAAAAACGACCCCAATTTACTCGAGTGGTTCAAGATATTTTTATACTAGCTTATAGAGCTATTTGCTTAAAGCCTTAAACCATGTTAGTTTATGTCCGTAGACAATTCCAAATGGTTTAGCTACCACAGAAATTTGCAATTTTAGTCATCAAGCAACCCCATTGGActtaacttgtttttttttttttttttttttttttttttttttttattaggtaagaAAATT from Silene latifolia isolate original U9 population chromosome 10, ASM4854445v1, whole genome shotgun sequence encodes:
- the LOC141608518 gene encoding bZIP transcription factor 44-like, translating into MATSSNSSSMNQNSNSSSSSEEEMMQQVHQIVDERKRKRMQSNRESARRSRIRKQKHLDDLSLQVENLKKSNNQILNNINVTNQEFIRIESENSILRAQMLELSNRLESLNEINEVLGTNNHDYVGNNHGLGIYGDGIMNINQGHFGHDNVGLMMNNPWSMNQPIMASADMFQY